The following are encoded together in the Gemmatimonadota bacterium genome:
- a CDS encoding AAA family ATPase, translating into MQHTFQSLSIIDQILMTMDETDRRRPLLYQLRRQLQEDEITFEEARRTIVELEGALEKVTAPANRVGTLLSAPENGIAYITVGGAEYYANVDSRLDERRLKVGTRVLVNEAFAVVGDMGESPSGTVGKIVDVLDDGRLQVGQEHGSQTHILLRGADLEAEALKAGEEVRIDPHFRVALEKMPHSEVKDFYLEEVPDLPWEKIGGQKDAIQAIKDTIEMPVLHPELFRRFQYSTPKGFLLYGPPGCGKTLIGKATAYNLEKQVQADGLNLKACFMHIKGPEILNMWLGESERKVREIFSQAREKRREGFLPVVFIDEAESVLGTRRAIRSHNISNTVVPMFCSEMDGIDSLQDVVIILTSNRPDLIDPAILRPGRIDRKIKVLRPDEDAAREILGIYLTADLPLSEDALNAHDGDVQAAVDDLVGRAIAEIYARRDDTRFLEVLLRSGRKEVLSRGDLCSGAILESIVQRAKEIVIKRCIASGAEDGIGFDDLLVGIETEYSENEIFPPTDNTEDWLKLLDYDPENVVRAVPIRPRRERRTSRHGVV; encoded by the coding sequence ATGCAGCATACGTTTCAGTCGCTGTCGATTATCGATCAGATTTTGATGACGATGGATGAAACGGATCGACGGCGGCCCCTGTTGTACCAGTTGCGCCGGCAGCTTCAGGAAGATGAGATTACGTTTGAGGAGGCGAGGCGCACGATTGTGGAACTGGAAGGGGCGCTGGAGAAGGTGACGGCGCCGGCAAATCGGGTCGGTACGTTGCTGTCGGCACCGGAAAATGGCATCGCGTACATTACGGTGGGTGGGGCGGAGTATTACGCCAATGTGGATTCGCGGTTGGATGAGCGACGTTTGAAGGTGGGGACGCGGGTGCTTGTCAATGAGGCGTTTGCCGTGGTGGGCGATATGGGCGAGTCTCCGTCGGGTACGGTGGGCAAAATTGTCGATGTCCTGGACGATGGGCGCTTGCAGGTGGGGCAAGAACACGGTTCGCAGACGCATATTTTGCTGCGGGGGGCAGATCTGGAGGCCGAGGCTTTGAAGGCGGGCGAAGAGGTGCGCATTGATCCGCATTTTCGCGTGGCGCTGGAGAAGATGCCGCATTCCGAGGTGAAGGATTTTTATCTGGAGGAAGTTCCGGATTTGCCGTGGGAAAAGATCGGTGGGCAAAAGGATGCGATTCAGGCGATTAAAGATACGATTGAGATGCCGGTGTTGCATCCGGAGTTGTTTAGGCGGTTTCAGTACAGTACGCCCAAGGGGTTTTTGCTGTACGGTCCGCCAGGGTGCGGCAAGACGCTGATCGGGAAGGCGACGGCGTACAATCTGGAGAAGCAGGTGCAGGCAGATGGCCTGAATCTCAAGGCGTGTTTTATGCATATTAAAGGTCCTGAGATTTTGAATATGTGGTTGGGAGAGTCCGAGCGCAAGGTGCGCGAGATTTTCTCTCAGGCGCGCGAGAAGCGGCGCGAGGGGTTTTTGCCGGTGGTGTTTATCGACGAGGCAGAGTCGGTGTTAGGGACGCGGCGGGCGATTCGGTCGCACAATATTTCAAATACGGTTGTGCCGATGTTCTGTTCTGAGATGGACGGGATCGATTCCCTGCAAGATGTGGTGATTATTTTGACGTCCAATCGCCCCGATTTGATCGATCCGGCGATTTTGCGCCCGGGGCGCATTGATCGCAAGATCAAGGTGCTTCGTCCGGATGAGGATGCCGCACGCGAGATTTTGGGTATTTATTTGACGGCTGATTTGCCGCTGTCAGAGGATGCGTTAAACGCGCATGACGGCGATGTACAGGCAGCGGTTGACGATCTCGTGGGGCGCGCGATCGCAGAGATATATGCCAGGCGCGATGATACGCGCTTTTTAGAGGTGTTGCTCAGAAGCGGTCGCAAGGAGGTGCTGAGCCGCGGGGATTTGTGTAGCGGGGCTATTCTCGAGTCTATTGTGCAGCGCGCGAAGGAGATTGTGATTAAGCGGTGTATTGCGTCGGGCGCAGAAGATGGGATTGGTTTTGACGATTTGCTCGTGGGGATTGAGACCGAATACAGCGAGAATGAGATTTTCCCGCCGACGGATAATACAGAGGATTGGTTGAAGTTGCTGGATTACGATCCCGAAAATGTGGTGCGCGCAGTGCCGATTCGCCCCAGGCGAGAGCGACGCACCTCAAGGCATGGCGTGGTGTGA
- a CDS encoding proteasome accessory factor PafA2 family protein: protein MAWCDMRLFGIETEYGITIDEVDKVDVVEESMQLIRCYQQGAFVPLWDYRLENPRRDERGFEVKNLLNDADEKVHLQQDRKRKIPFKELKSDLIIYNGSRFYNDHTHPEYSTGECTSLFELVAQDKAGERIVDICAQRRTEMLDQGVVRMYKNNTDFEGHSYGCHENYLMDRSVPFERILQGLLLFFPTRQIFCGAGKVGVEREDRAPIYQLSQRAEFFEVIASVDTMHKRPVVNTRDEPHADAAQYRRLHVIVGDANMSEYMTALKVGSTALVIDLIEADCLPDYRLKDPIAAMKNIARDQSYAWLVEVEGPGHRLVPAIEIQDAFLALARREFAGRDRETDWVLSAWEDVIEKLSRDPMDLVGVCDWVTKKWLIDSFCEAENLAWDNPDDLFWMQSQDLEYSNVDRDAGLYYLLESQGQMVRLVGDDEVAAAMSEPPSGTRAYFRGRSLEKFGDYVSSINWDRIVFKRNGRQHAVDMKLLVDGERVERYNEVLDRSETLEGFLAALHKVERRP, encoded by the coding sequence ATGGCGTGGTGTGATATGCGCTTATTCGGTATAGAAACGGAATACGGGATCACGATTGACGAGGTGGATAAGGTCGATGTGGTCGAAGAGTCGATGCAGTTGATTCGATGCTATCAGCAAGGGGCTTTTGTTCCGTTGTGGGATTATCGGCTGGAGAATCCCCGTCGGGATGAGCGGGGGTTTGAGGTTAAAAATCTGTTGAATGATGCCGATGAGAAGGTGCATTTGCAGCAGGACCGCAAGCGCAAAATTCCGTTTAAGGAATTGAAGAGCGATTTGATTATTTACAATGGGTCCCGGTTTTACAACGATCATACGCATCCGGAGTATTCAACGGGTGAGTGCACGAGTTTGTTCGAGCTTGTGGCACAGGATAAGGCGGGGGAGCGCATTGTGGATATTTGCGCGCAGCGGCGCACGGAGATGCTCGATCAGGGCGTTGTGCGGATGTATAAGAATAATACGGATTTTGAAGGGCATAGCTACGGGTGTCACGAAAATTATTTGATGGATCGTTCGGTGCCCTTCGAGCGTATATTGCAGGGGTTGTTGCTGTTTTTTCCCACGCGGCAGATTTTTTGTGGGGCTGGTAAGGTGGGTGTTGAGCGAGAGGATCGCGCACCGATTTATCAGTTGTCGCAACGCGCGGAGTTTTTTGAGGTGATCGCGAGTGTGGATACGATGCACAAGCGTCCGGTTGTGAATACGCGCGATGAACCCCACGCCGATGCGGCGCAATATCGCCGGTTGCATGTGATTGTGGGCGATGCCAATATGTCGGAGTATATGACGGCGCTCAAGGTGGGGTCAACGGCGCTGGTGATCGATTTGATTGAGGCGGATTGTTTGCCCGATTATCGGCTGAAGGATCCGATTGCGGCGATGAAGAATATCGCCCGGGATCAGTCGTATGCGTGGCTGGTAGAGGTCGAGGGTCCCGGCCATCGCCTCGTTCCCGCGATTGAAATTCAGGATGCGTTTTTGGCTCTGGCGCGGCGCGAGTTTGCCGGGCGGGATCGCGAGACGGATTGGGTGTTGTCGGCGTGGGAAGATGTGATAGAGAAGTTGAGCCGCGATCCAATGGATCTGGTGGGTGTGTGCGATTGGGTGACGAAGAAGTGGCTGATCGATAGTTTTTGCGAGGCGGAGAATCTGGCGTGGGATAATCCCGATGATTTGTTCTGGATGCAGAGCCAGGATCTGGAGTATAGCAACGTGGATCGGGATGCGGGGTTGTATTATTTGCTGGAGTCGCAGGGGCAGATGGTGCGTCTGGTGGGCGATGATGAGGTGGCAGCGGCAATGTCGGAACCGCCTTCGGGTACACGGGCGTATTTTCGAGGGCGCAGTTTGGAGAAGTTCGGCGATTATGTGTCGTCGATTAACTGGGATCGCATTGTGTTTAAGCGCAATGGCCGCCAGCATGCAGTGGATATGAAATTATTGGTGGATGGAGAGCGGGTAGAGCGTTATAATGAGGTACTTGATCGTTCGGAGACGTTGGAGGGGTTTTTAGCTGCTTTGCACAAGGTAGAAAGGAGGCCGTAG
- a CDS encoding ubiquitin-like protein UBact yields MDKVLQFERRTKPVEPGGPGPGDDGDGGPARPKVERPDTRDLLRRMRRVDPNQARRYRQRTGE; encoded by the coding sequence ATGGATAAGGTCTTGCAGTTTGAACGACGGACGAAGCCGGTCGAGCCGGGAGGACCTGGTCCGGGTGATGATGGCGATGGTGGCCCCGCGCGCCCAAAGGTGGAGCGGCCAGATACACGCGATTTGTTGCGGCGCATGCGGCGCGTTGATCCCAATCAGGCGCGGCGCTATCGCCAGCGTACAGGCGAGTAG
- a CDS encoding proteasome subunit alpha, with product MQSSGDFVDLLRQSGYRFPGENLGDVQAERALPFEPTDATTILAFQYADGVLVAGDRRATAGNMVLYDRADKVIDLDAFSVMAISGSPSIAFEIARILEHAFQYYRRRLLQEMSLQAKLRRLSLLIKDNLPMAMQGIGAVIPIFATYDRVDARGKIYFYDALGAQFESADFTTTGSGSPAIRGAMYYLNRWGGRRFVDMDRDAAIGHALQLLDTASEYDSATGRYERSADIFPSVKTITASGLAEIETEALRELYVQYVDGEEAGRA from the coding sequence ATGCAATCGAGTGGGGATTTTGTCGATTTGCTGCGGCAATCGGGATACCGGTTTCCGGGTGAGAATTTGGGCGATGTGCAGGCCGAGCGCGCACTGCCTTTTGAGCCGACGGATGCGACGACGATTCTGGCTTTTCAATATGCCGATGGGGTGCTCGTTGCAGGGGATCGCCGCGCTACTGCGGGCAATATGGTGCTTTACGACCGCGCGGATAAGGTGATCGATCTGGATGCGTTTTCGGTGATGGCGATTTCGGGGTCGCCTTCGATTGCGTTTGAGATTGCGCGCATTTTAGAGCATGCGTTTCAGTATTATCGCCGCCGGTTGCTTCAGGAGATGAGTTTGCAGGCGAAGTTGCGCCGGTTGTCGCTGTTGATCAAGGATAATTTGCCGATGGCGATGCAGGGTATTGGCGCTGTGATTCCCATTTTTGCGACGTATGACCGGGTGGATGCGCGGGGTAAAATTTATTTTTACGACGCGCTGGGGGCGCAGTTTGAGAGTGCGGATTTTACGACGACGGGGTCGGGGTCGCCGGCGATTCGCGGTGCGATGTATTATTTGAATCGCTGGGGCGGTCGGCGCTTTGTGGATATGGATCGGGATGCGGCTATCGGGCACGCGCTCCAGCTTCTGGATACGGCGTCGGAATACGATTCGGCTACGGGGCGATACGAGCGGTCGGCTGATATTTTTCCGTCGGTGAAGACGATTACGGCGTCGGGTCTGGCAGAGATCGAGACCGAGGCGTTGCGGGAGCTTTACGTTCAATATGTGGATGGGGAGGAGGCGGGACGCGCATGA
- a CDS encoding proteasome accessory factor PafA2 family protein encodes MRDRIFGIETEYGCLAPEHEGFVSPDTISVKVKDHIFHVDRIGIVDIHYRGRDEPPGNGGFLFNAGRVYIDMGHLEYATPECMGLWDIVAFDRAGDIILHRALHALGLAKEASFLKNNIDHYTGATFGCHENYLVRRNVPFSTVVIPALLPFLVTRQIFCGAGRVGSYDDSFYYYGHNARDVTNREDPVNFQISQRADHIVTEIYQWIQFSRAIINTRDEPLADHSKYRRLHLLVGDSNMSEYATALKVGTTAMVLNLLERKIFPGDVVALGDPVWALKEISRDPTHKWVLDRQNGRSISAIDIQRVYLDLSQRYLRGLDEESDWVLDEWERTLDDLASDPMQLTDRLDWVAKKWLLDAFRESENLSWDDPWLQSLDLEYHNIDPNRGLYFDLEQQGKMKRVLTDDRVEEACGTPPADTRAKARAAMVKTLSENRVRYIVDWDSVYLENDYHLSFRDPFDTYDEAAEAFAEEVEIASKMMGLRSRK; translated from the coding sequence ATGAGAGATCGCATTTTTGGCATTGAAACCGAATATGGGTGTTTGGCACCCGAGCACGAGGGTTTTGTAAGTCCAGATACCATTTCGGTGAAGGTTAAGGATCACATTTTTCACGTTGACCGTATCGGGATTGTGGATATTCACTATCGCGGACGGGATGAACCCCCGGGCAATGGGGGTTTTTTGTTTAATGCCGGGCGGGTTTATATCGATATGGGGCATCTGGAATACGCGACGCCGGAGTGTATGGGGTTGTGGGATATTGTGGCTTTTGATCGGGCTGGGGATATCATTTTGCATCGGGCATTGCACGCGCTGGGGCTGGCTAAGGAAGCGTCGTTTTTGAAGAATAATATCGATCACTATACGGGGGCGACGTTTGGCTGTCACGAAAATTATCTGGTCAGGCGCAATGTGCCGTTTTCAACGGTTGTCATTCCCGCGCTGTTGCCGTTTTTGGTGACGCGCCAGATTTTTTGCGGTGCAGGCCGCGTGGGCAGTTATGACGACAGTTTTTATTATTATGGACACAATGCGCGCGATGTGACCAACCGGGAAGATCCGGTGAATTTCCAGATTTCTCAGCGTGCGGATCATATTGTGACTGAGATCTATCAGTGGATTCAGTTTTCTCGCGCAATTATCAATACGCGAGATGAGCCGCTGGCAGATCACAGCAAGTACCGCCGTTTGCACCTTCTGGTGGGCGATTCGAATATGTCGGAGTATGCGACGGCACTGAAGGTTGGCACGACTGCGATGGTGTTGAATCTTCTGGAGCGGAAGATTTTTCCGGGGGATGTGGTGGCACTGGGCGATCCGGTGTGGGCACTGAAGGAGATTTCGCGCGATCCAACACATAAGTGGGTTCTGGATCGGCAAAATGGGCGCTCTATTTCGGCGATTGATATTCAGCGCGTTTATCTGGATTTGTCGCAGCGCTATTTGAGAGGTCTGGATGAGGAGTCGGATTGGGTGCTGGATGAGTGGGAGCGCACGCTCGATGATCTGGCGTCCGATCCGATGCAGTTGACAGATCGCCTGGACTGGGTGGCGAAGAAGTGGTTGTTGGATGCGTTTCGCGAGTCGGAGAATTTGAGTTGGGACGATCCGTGGTTGCAGAGTTTGGATCTGGAGTATCACAATATCGATCCCAATCGCGGGTTGTATTTCGATCTGGAGCAACAGGGTAAGATGAAGCGCGTGTTGACCGATGATCGCGTTGAGGAGGCTTGTGGGACGCCTCCGGCTGATACGCGGGCAAAAGCGCGGGCGGCGATGGTGAAGACGTTGTCGGAAAATCGGGTGCGGTATATTGTGGATTGGGATTCGGTGTATTTGGAAAATGATTACCATTTGAGTTTTCGCGATCCGTTTGATACGTATGACGAGGCGGCAGAGGCGTTTGCCGAAGAGGTCGAGATCGCGTCGAAGATGATGGGGTTGAGAAGTAGGAAGTAG
- a CDS encoding DUF1854 domain-containing protein, producing the protein MDIITQQLIPETIDIRQNGDSLILFADGEELHIDHIVRCFPFSTPDQWISLRDRDGTELGLLPTLDGLNTQSRARVEEHLKDRYDIPKIQTILNIESSKEGGTTWDIDTDAGPMNFTIRGDQNLNLNAFPEIVFTDAITRKRYKIPDYTKLDRASQKIARAYLPMSSRHYSGRRGGRSRR; encoded by the coding sequence ATGGACATCATCACACAACAACTCATCCCCGAAACCATTGACATACGTCAAAACGGCGACAGCCTGATCCTCTTTGCCGACGGAGAAGAACTACACATCGATCACATCGTGCGCTGCTTCCCCTTTTCCACGCCCGACCAGTGGATCAGCCTCCGCGACAGGGACGGAACCGAACTCGGTCTCTTGCCCACACTCGACGGATTAAACACACAATCCCGGGCACGCGTTGAAGAACACCTCAAAGACCGCTACGACATCCCCAAAATCCAGACCATACTCAACATCGAAAGCAGCAAAGAAGGCGGCACAACCTGGGACATCGACACCGACGCGGGACCTATGAACTTCACAATCCGCGGCGATCAGAACCTCAACCTCAACGCATTTCCCGAAATCGTATTCACCGATGCCATAACGCGCAAACGCTACAAAATCCCCGACTATACCAAACTCGACCGCGCCAGTCAAAAAATCGCCCGCGCGTACCTGCCCATGAGCTCTCGCCACTACTCCGGACGCCGCGGCGGAAGGAGCAGGCGATAA
- a CDS encoding ABC transporter ATP-binding protein, which produces MNVFLRLVTYIRPYLGRVSIGIGATLVMIGLDAAQPLLMREVIDNILTPYFTEGNYIGGDFSDTKIATDFDLLQYYALLLLGVYILHTIFSFINRYLLNRTGQDILFSLRVQVYDHLQHLGLRFYNDRSTGELMSRVTADVESLQYTVTDTLERVLVNIATIFIYGSILFGLSFELALITLLPMPLYSILIIFYNRTIRPYYTMARERIADISALLQDNLSGIRVIKCFAREGHELSRFTQKCKAFLTISITIIKTRVAFFPLARFIISMGPLLVLLFGGRQIISGDLTIGTLFAFQSFLWRFYGPVESLTRINDTIVRAAASARRIFEILDTQPEIKDTPNALPFDRLNGRVEFQNVTFAYEHGPPVLQGVSLIAQPGQLIGLVGPSGAGKTTIINLICRFYDPDSGTVCVDGHDLKNMQRASLRSQIGMVLQEPFLFNGTIRENIAYGKLNATETDIINAAMMANAHDFVCGFPDAYDTHIGERGVRLSGGEKQRISIARAILNNPRILILDEATSSVDTETEMLIQKALERLMEGRTTFAIAHRLSTVRRADCLYVIDRGKIVESGTHTQLLASDGLYARLCDMQFALEEA; this is translated from the coding sequence ATGAACGTCTTCCTCCGCCTCGTCACCTACATCCGCCCTTACCTGGGCCGCGTGAGCATCGGCATCGGCGCCACCCTCGTCATGATCGGCCTGGATGCCGCGCAACCCCTGCTCATGCGCGAAGTCATCGACAACATATTGACCCCCTACTTCACAGAAGGGAATTATATTGGCGGCGACTTCTCCGACACAAAAATCGCAACCGACTTCGACCTCCTCCAATACTACGCCCTGCTCCTCCTCGGCGTCTATATCCTCCACACCATCTTCAGCTTCATCAACCGCTACCTCCTCAACCGAACGGGACAGGACATCCTCTTCAGCCTCCGCGTCCAGGTCTATGACCACCTCCAGCACCTGGGACTGCGCTTTTACAACGACCGCAGCACGGGCGAACTCATGTCGCGCGTAACCGCCGACGTCGAATCCCTCCAATACACCGTCACAGACACCCTGGAACGCGTACTCGTCAATATCGCAACCATCTTCATCTACGGCAGCATCCTCTTTGGCCTCAGCTTTGAACTCGCCCTCATCACCCTGTTACCCATGCCCCTATACAGCATCCTCATCATCTTCTACAACCGCACCATACGCCCCTATTACACCATGGCGCGCGAACGCATAGCCGACATCAGCGCCCTCTTGCAAGACAACCTCTCCGGCATCCGCGTCATCAAATGCTTTGCCCGCGAAGGCCACGAACTCTCTCGCTTCACCCAAAAATGCAAAGCCTTCCTCACCATCAGCATCACCATCATCAAAACCCGCGTCGCCTTCTTTCCCCTCGCCCGATTCATCATCTCCATGGGACCCCTCCTCGTCCTCCTCTTTGGCGGGCGACAAATCATCTCGGGCGACCTCACCATCGGCACCCTCTTCGCCTTTCAAAGCTTTCTCTGGCGCTTCTACGGACCCGTAGAAAGCCTCACCCGCATCAACGACACCATCGTGCGCGCAGCCGCCTCAGCGCGTCGCATCTTTGAAATCCTGGACACCCAGCCCGAAATAAAAGACACCCCCAACGCGCTCCCCTTTGATCGCCTGAACGGCCGCGTTGAATTTCAAAACGTCACCTTTGCCTACGAACACGGACCCCCCGTCCTCCAGGGCGTATCCCTCATCGCACAACCCGGGCAACTCATCGGCCTCGTCGGGCCCAGCGGCGCGGGCAAAACCACCATCATCAACCTCATCTGCCGATTCTACGACCCCGACTCTGGCACCGTATGCGTTGACGGACATGACCTCAAAAACATGCAACGCGCCTCTTTGCGCAGCCAAATCGGCATGGTCTTACAAGAACCCTTCCTCTTCAACGGCACCATCCGCGAAAACATCGCCTATGGCAAACTCAACGCCACCGAAACCGACATCATCAACGCCGCCATGATGGCCAACGCCCACGACTTCGTCTGCGGATTCCCGGACGCTTATGACACCCACATTGGCGAACGGGGCGTGCGCTTATCCGGCGGCGAAAAACAGCGCATCTCCATAGCCCGCGCCATCCTCAACAACCCGCGCATCCTCATCCTGGACGAAGCCACATCTTCTGTTGACACCGAAACCGAAATGCTCATCCAAAAAGCACTCGAACGCCTCATGGAAGGCCGCACCACCTTTGCGATCGCCCATCGCCTATCCACCGTGCGCCGCGCCGACTGCCTCTACGTCATTGACCGCGGCAAAATCGTCGAATCGGGCACACACACCCAGCTACTCGCCAGTGACGGCCTCTACGCCCGCCTGTGCGACATGCAATTCGCGTTGGAAGAAGCGTAA
- a CDS encoding isochorismatase family protein — MPGVIFWDVDTQYDFIMPDGKLYVTASEKRLPNLKKLTDHARQRGIPIYGSVDNHQIDDPEISDNPDFLETFPPHCIAGTSGQKKVPETQPQNPLWIDPDTPGDLISRVQKHRGEIIFRKQRFDVFTNPNVEPVLNAIKPECIVLYGVALDVCNAYAIHGFLKRNTAPIQLVLDAAQAIDPERGDRMVDEWRQQGVEIVSTDQIINA; from the coding sequence ATGCCCGGCGTCATATTCTGGGATGTCGATACCCAATACGACTTCATCATGCCCGACGGCAAACTCTACGTCACCGCATCGGAAAAGCGCTTGCCGAACCTCAAAAAACTTACAGACCATGCGAGACAACGGGGCATCCCCATCTACGGCTCGGTTGACAACCACCAGATAGACGACCCTGAAATCTCCGACAACCCGGACTTTCTGGAAACCTTTCCCCCCCACTGCATCGCTGGAACCTCTGGGCAAAAAAAAGTACCCGAAACCCAACCGCAAAACCCCCTCTGGATCGACCCGGATACCCCGGGCGACCTCATCAGCCGGGTACAAAAACACCGCGGTGAAATCATCTTTCGCAAACAGCGCTTCGACGTCTTCACCAACCCCAACGTCGAACCCGTACTCAACGCCATCAAACCCGAATGCATCGTCCTCTACGGCGTAGCCCTCGACGTCTGCAACGCCTACGCAATTCACGGCTTCTTAAAACGCAACACAGCGCCCATCCAGCTCGTCCTGGACGCCGCACAAGCCATTGACCCCGAACGCGGCGACCGCATGGTAGATGAATGGCGACAACAGGGCGTCGAAATCGTATCCACCGATCAGATTATCAACGCATAA
- a CDS encoding DUF1343 domain-containing protein: MGRLCTSILFLFHLATSVSATQVQMGVDVFLAHHIHLVENARVGLITNPTGRTKTGTTTIAALQQHPDINLVALFALEHGIKAKAKAGEHVRDTQMDSLPVYSLYGSGRTLKSALDNIDVIIYDIQDVGSRAYTYIWSLTKIIKAAGEHNKRVIVLDRPNPLGGLTVDGPISEKKRRSLVAGLYPVPRAYGLTAGELARYLNREHLLACSLTVVPMEGYWRNTRWADIGRDWIRPSPRIPSPESAITFAATGTIGTLGTVHIGIDTDMPFQIAGAPWINAEKTARDLNAMQLPGVEFQPLIFEPDTWLFRNKKVQAIFLHITDPIAFRPTRTEVAILAHLVATYPEFKIPKDRYERFDQAMGTSTVREALLKGDSAREIWERWEGELEKFATVREKYFLY, translated from the coding sequence ATGGGTAGATTGTGTACCTCCATTCTCTTTCTTTTCCACCTCGCAACATCTGTCTCTGCAACACAGGTACAAATGGGCGTAGATGTATTTTTGGCACACCACATCCATCTGGTAGAAAATGCGCGCGTCGGCCTGATCACCAACCCCACGGGACGCACAAAAACAGGCACCACAACAATCGCCGCCCTGCAACAGCACCCGGACATAAACCTCGTCGCCCTATTTGCACTTGAACACGGAATCAAAGCAAAAGCAAAAGCCGGCGAACACGTGCGCGACACGCAAATGGACAGCCTGCCCGTATATTCCCTCTACGGAAGCGGCCGCACCCTGAAATCCGCACTGGACAACATCGACGTCATAATCTACGACATACAGGACGTGGGAAGCAGAGCCTACACCTACATCTGGAGCCTGACCAAAATCATAAAAGCCGCGGGCGAACACAACAAACGCGTCATCGTCCTCGACCGGCCCAATCCCCTCGGCGGACTAACCGTAGATGGACCCATAAGCGAAAAAAAACGGCGATCATTAGTCGCGGGCCTATATCCAGTACCCCGCGCGTATGGACTCACAGCAGGCGAACTCGCCCGATATCTCAACCGCGAGCACCTGCTCGCCTGTTCCCTCACCGTCGTACCCATGGAAGGCTACTGGCGCAACACGCGCTGGGCGGACATCGGACGCGACTGGATCCGGCCATCGCCGAGGATCCCATCGCCCGAATCTGCCATAACCTTTGCCGCAACCGGAACCATTGGCACATTGGGAACAGTACACATCGGCATAGACACCGACATGCCCTTTCAAATCGCTGGTGCGCCGTGGATCAACGCAGAAAAAACAGCCCGCGACCTGAACGCCATGCAACTGCCCGGCGTAGAATTTCAACCCCTGATATTTGAACCCGACACATGGCTCTTTCGCAACAAAAAAGTACAGGCTATATTCCTGCACATAACAGACCCCATCGCCTTTCGACCCACGCGCACAGAAGTAGCCATACTCGCACATCTCGTAGCGACATATCCCGAATTCAAAATCCCAAAAGACCGGTATGAACGCTTTGACCAGGCCATGGGAACCAGCACTGTGCGCGAAGCCCTCTTAAAAGGCGACAGCGCACGGGAAATATGGGAGCGATGGGAAGGGGAATTGGAGAAATTCGCCACCGTGAGGGAAAAATATTTTTTGTATTAA